The Vibrio ishigakensis genome has a window encoding:
- a CDS encoding Na+/H+ antiporter subunit E, whose translation MIYFLLNLFLAVAWMLLNGSYNIGNFALGFLVGFFALRLSQPFGLNSSYFKRLAGIIGLIGFFVYEMVISVLRVTWDVLTPTHLSDPDIIYVPLDVSSDLEIALLANMVSLTPGSLSLDVTDDRTHLVVHAMFAPDHQAVIDEIKNGLERRILEVTRE comes from the coding sequence ATGATTTATTTCTTATTAAACCTGTTCCTAGCCGTTGCCTGGATGCTTCTTAACGGTAGCTATAACATCGGAAACTTCGCTCTGGGATTTCTGGTAGGGTTCTTTGCATTAAGGCTCAGTCAGCCGTTCGGACTGAATTCTAGTTACTTCAAACGCCTTGCAGGGATCATAGGACTCATTGGGTTCTTTGTGTATGAGATGGTTATTTCCGTTCTTAGGGTAACTTGGGATGTATTAACGCCGACACATCTAAGTGACCCCGATATCATTTACGTGCCCTTGGATGTCTCGAGCGATCTTGAGATAGCGCTTCTTGCCAATATGGTTTCTCTTACTCCTGGTAGCTTGAGCTTAGATGTGACAGACGATAGAACGCATCTTGTTGTACATGCTATGTTTGCTCCCGATCATCAGGCGGTTATTGACGAAATCAAAAACGGCTTGGAGAGAAGGATATTGGAGGTGACCCGTGAGTGA
- a CDS encoding monovalent cation/H+ antiporter complex subunit F has protein sequence MMVISVSATALFLSLLLALVRLIKGPTLADRVVALDLISFITIGFIALYTLYSGQKALLDIAITLGLVAFLGTIAFARYIAKIKDAGEE, from the coding sequence ATGATGGTCATCTCCGTGAGCGCCACCGCGCTGTTTTTGAGTTTGTTACTTGCCTTGGTGCGACTAATCAAAGGACCAACTCTAGCCGATAGAGTGGTGGCACTGGACCTGATTTCCTTTATTACCATTGGCTTTATCGCCCTATATACCTTGTACAGTGGACAAAAAGCCTTGCTGGATATCGCAATTACACTGGGGCTAGTGGCTTTTCTAGGCACCATAGCCTTTGCTCGCTACATCGCAAAAATTAAAGATGCGGGGGAGGAGTGA
- the mnhG gene encoding monovalent cation/H(+) antiporter subunit G has protein sequence MDFLIMVLLLLGSFFVVIASVGIVRMPDLYTRMHSATKAGTVGLSLLLLALAFAIPEISVISRVLGTILFVFLTAPVAAHILGLAMKQTGYKIWRKEK, from the coding sequence ATGGACTTTTTGATTATGGTGCTTTTGCTTCTCGGCTCCTTTTTCGTGGTTATAGCCAGTGTAGGCATAGTTAGAATGCCAGACCTTTATACCCGAATGCACAGTGCCACCAAGGCCGGCACGGTCGGGTTGAGCTTACTGCTCCTAGCACTAGCATTCGCCATTCCTGAAATCAGCGTTATCTCACGAGTGCTGGGTACGATTCTATTTGTGTTCTTAACTGCGCCTGTGGCCGCACATATTTTGGGCCTAGCTATGAAGCAGACCGGTTATAAGATTTGGCGGAAAGAAAAGTAG
- a CDS encoding zinc metallopeptidase codes for MIWIIIILIVATVVFLPSLWVKHVMEKYRQPADRYRNKGSGSELARHLLDSFGLDNIKVEETSAGDHYDPADKAVRLTPDNYSGYSLTAVTVAAHEVGHAIQDSRSEPLFLARQKLVKTAIVGERIAGMMLVAAPILLVLTRVPQAGALTMLIGVVSMALSTLVHLLTLPVEFDASYGKALPILEKGGYLHDGDLKHAEKILKAAALTYVAASLTSLLNLGRWIAVLRR; via the coding sequence ATGATCTGGATAATCATAATACTCATAGTCGCGACAGTCGTTTTCCTACCGAGTTTGTGGGTCAAGCACGTAATGGAAAAGTACAGACAGCCGGCAGATCGCTACCGCAATAAGGGAAGCGGCAGTGAGCTTGCTCGGCACCTACTTGACAGCTTCGGCTTGGACAACATCAAGGTAGAGGAGACCTCTGCCGGTGACCACTATGATCCGGCCGACAAAGCTGTACGTCTGACACCAGACAACTACTCGGGCTACTCACTGACTGCAGTGACCGTGGCTGCTCATGAAGTGGGACATGCCATTCAGGATTCACGTTCAGAGCCCTTGTTTCTGGCGAGACAAAAACTCGTGAAGACCGCAATAGTGGGCGAGCGCATTGCAGGAATGATGCTAGTGGCTGCTCCGATCCTCCTAGTGCTAACCCGCGTTCCGCAGGCAGGAGCGCTGACTATGCTGATCGGTGTTGTTTCAATGGCACTGAGTACCCTTGTACACCTGTTGACACTACCCGTGGAGTTCGATGCCAGCTATGGTAAAGCTCTACCAATCCTAGAGAAAGGTGGCTACCTGCATGATGGTGACCTAAAGCATGCGGAGAAAATTCTCAAGGCAGCGGCTCTAACCTATGTCGCGGCTTCGCTAACCAGCTTATTAAACTTGGGAAGGTGGATTGCGGTGCTTCGTCGTTAA
- a CDS encoding DEAD/DEAH box helicase, giving the protein MSFSSQNFSPEIVRALSECGYEKLTPVQQKAIPLARKGYDILANAQTGTGKTAAFALPIIQQLLDKNKANNHFQTRALILAPTRELAAQIAQSIEDYIKYTSLSVSAIYGGVKISSQIQQLKNGVDILVATPGRLIEHLDEKSVSLQNLEFLVFDEADRMLDMGFISSIETIMSGVSTKPQTMLFSATFSPQMNKLAAKMLSQPKRVSVTQENATADTVAHVVYPVDQERKNEMLSELIGRKNWKQVLVFVNYKETANMLLKELKLDGIKAVLCHGDKAQSARRRALSEFKEGKARVMIATDVAARGLDIKGLPHVVNFDMPFLAEDYVHRIGRTGRAGQKGHAVSFVSREEELTLQQVESLIGHTIRRVEQAGYEPKNRDALLRKMHSKPAFKNRKTRTNNPSDTSQGSAERSARIRNMVRNKAAGSKK; this is encoded by the coding sequence ATGTCATTTTCATCTCAAAACTTTTCTCCAGAAATTGTGAGAGCACTGTCTGAGTGCGGCTACGAAAAACTTACTCCTGTTCAGCAGAAAGCAATCCCACTCGCTCGCAAAGGATACGATATCCTAGCGAATGCTCAAACAGGGACTGGCAAAACCGCTGCATTCGCTCTGCCGATTATTCAGCAACTATTAGACAAGAATAAAGCTAATAACCATTTTCAAACGCGAGCATTGATTCTTGCGCCAACTCGTGAATTGGCGGCGCAGATAGCGCAAAGCATTGAAGATTATATCAAGTACACATCATTAAGTGTTTCTGCCATCTATGGTGGCGTGAAAATATCGTCTCAGATTCAACAGCTGAAGAACGGTGTCGACATTTTAGTTGCAACACCAGGTCGCTTAATAGAGCACCTAGACGAGAAAAGTGTTTCCCTACAGAACCTTGAATTCTTGGTTTTCGATGAAGCCGACCGTATGTTAGACATGGGCTTTATTTCATCTATTGAAACCATTATGTCTGGTGTTTCAACAAAGCCACAGACTATGCTCTTCTCGGCAACGTTCTCTCCGCAAATGAACAAACTAGCGGCCAAAATGTTGAGCCAACCGAAAAGAGTATCCGTGACTCAAGAAAACGCGACGGCAGACACTGTCGCACATGTTGTCTATCCGGTGGACCAAGAAAGAAAGAATGAAATGCTATCTGAACTTATTGGTCGCAAGAATTGGAAACAAGTATTGGTCTTTGTGAACTACAAAGAAACGGCCAACATGTTATTGAAAGAACTCAAACTGGACGGTATTAAAGCAGTGCTATGTCACGGTGATAAAGCACAGAGTGCCCGCCGTAGAGCGCTCAGCGAGTTTAAAGAAGGCAAGGCACGTGTGATGATTGCAACCGATGTGGCTGCTCGCGGTTTAGATATTAAAGGCCTTCCACACGTAGTGAATTTCGATATGCCATTTTTGGCTGAGGATTATGTTCACCGTATTGGACGAACAGGTCGAGCTGGCCAAAAAGGACACGCTGTATCTTTTGTCAGCCGTGAAGAAGAACTGACGTTACAACAAGTAGAGTCGTTGATCGGTCACACGATTCGACGCGTAGAGCAAGCAGGGTACGAGCCAAAAAACCGTGATGCCCTATTGCGAAAAATGCACAGTAAGCCAGCCTTCAAAAACCGCAAAACCCGTACGAACAACCCGTCTGATACCAGTCAGGGCTCTGCTGAGAGAAGCGCTCGAATACGTAATATGGTGAGAAATAAAGCGGCAGGCAGTAAGAAGTAA
- a CDS encoding universal stress protein, which yields MKKFKNILYVSHGLKSHSDSIGQALRLSHNNNAPVQGLLFCPSLPSNLSEYQASYENSLVHSVNQQIQESRSVHDINEESVPFPLDVVCGENPAVDVIQAVQNASHDLVIKDAEPIDGKGFKAIDMTLLRKCPSAVWLNRLTHQPTSKRRIAVAVDPMITDDEHKALSLRLLELSSSIAHSCGSRLHLLSCWEHQLERYLQDHAWIKIEDGELDKEIEAAKQTHREALDHLVTESGISGDIVVHHLHGEPDELIPDWVDEHEIDVLVMGTLARTGIPGIVIGNTAENIVQAVSCSLVALKPPGFVSPVR from the coding sequence ATGAAAAAGTTTAAGAACATACTTTACGTCAGCCACGGACTGAAGAGCCACAGTGACTCCATAGGACAGGCATTAAGACTGTCTCACAATAATAATGCTCCCGTTCAGGGTTTGTTGTTTTGCCCATCACTACCATCTAATCTCTCCGAATATCAGGCCAGTTACGAAAACTCTTTGGTCCATTCCGTTAATCAACAGATACAAGAAAGCCGTTCAGTACATGACATTAACGAGGAGTCCGTTCCCTTCCCTCTGGATGTGGTATGCGGTGAAAACCCTGCGGTAGATGTTATTCAGGCCGTTCAGAATGCCTCACATGATTTGGTCATCAAAGACGCAGAGCCTATCGACGGAAAAGGTTTCAAAGCCATCGATATGACCTTACTTCGAAAATGCCCTTCAGCTGTGTGGTTAAATAGACTCACTCATCAACCAACAAGTAAGCGCAGAATCGCCGTAGCGGTCGACCCTATGATCACCGATGACGAGCACAAAGCTCTAAGCCTTCGCCTTCTTGAACTCTCAAGTTCAATCGCACACAGTTGTGGCAGTCGTTTGCATCTGCTCTCCTGTTGGGAGCACCAACTAGAGCGATATCTGCAAGACCATGCTTGGATCAAGATAGAGGACGGTGAGTTGGACAAAGAAATTGAAGCCGCCAAACAGACCCACCGAGAGGCGTTAGATCATCTCGTCACCGAATCAGGGATCTCTGGCGACATCGTTGTACATCACCTTCACGGAGAACCGGACGAGCTGATACCTGACTGGGTAGACGAGCACGAGATTGATGTTTTGGTGATGGGTACACTGGCTCGTACCGGTATCCCGGGAATCGTTATTGGCAATACGGCTGAGAACATCGTACAAGCGGTTAGTTGCTCTCTAGTCGCTCTTAAACCACCGGGGTTTGTCTCACCTGTTCGCTAG
- a CDS encoding tetratricopeptide repeat protein has protein sequence MQRLFLFSLLTILSVGAYAAGSGSSFSSLTKSEKLYNQGVELMRDNEFREAERKFRDALKRDKDWAEAHNNLAYVLRKQGEIHYNTALFHYNKAIEINPKLSEPYMYRGVLYVQMGNEAMAQEDLARLNKMNPRLAKELSYVIDNGKEKEPEQFFGVSEKIND, from the coding sequence ATGCAAAGGCTATTCTTATTTTCTCTTCTAACCATTCTGTCTGTAGGTGCATATGCCGCAGGTTCTGGTTCAAGTTTTAGCAGTTTGACGAAGTCTGAAAAGCTCTACAATCAAGGCGTGGAACTGATGCGTGACAATGAGTTTCGTGAGGCGGAGCGCAAGTTTAGAGACGCCTTGAAACGAGACAAGGACTGGGCGGAAGCACATAACAATCTTGCTTACGTTTTGAGAAAGCAGGGTGAGATTCATTACAACACAGCGCTTTTTCACTACAACAAGGCCATCGAAATTAATCCGAAGCTATCAGAACCCTACATGTACCGAGGCGTTTTGTACGTTCAGATGGGTAATGAAGCAATGGCGCAAGAGGATCTAGCTCGTCTAAATAAAATGAACCCAAGACTGGCAAAAGAGCTTAGCTATGTGATTGATAATGGCAAAGAGAAAGAGCCGGAGCAATTCTTTGGTGTGTCAGAAAAAATAAACGACTGA
- a CDS encoding LysR family transcriptional regulator — protein sequence MNFSFEQLLAFVTVYNERSFSKAAVKLNKHRTTIGQVVTNLEDQLAVSLFERIGRSVEPTEDGELLYHYAKQTIEQARTFDKVALSLSYGGLENITIAYSSVIPHKALSDIRLQLAKDFPMMRVNFIVRNKSQIKQGLQSGEIHFGLVNVHDSRAIHSLDATFLGHLEFLAFVQKGGVLSKLKSDKAIATLSRERQFVLRSLVEEGMRDKVVLSSEHEEVDQLALIIKMVGLGLGWTLLPKSIVRSKHVSEDVEILKVDQMIEGFKFGMALWCPHSKQISDIKKTILKAVHTFIDESAAAAAAAAK from the coding sequence ATGAATTTTAGCTTTGAACAACTTCTCGCTTTCGTGACCGTTTATAACGAACGCTCTTTCAGCAAAGCAGCAGTTAAACTCAACAAACACAGAACCACCATAGGCCAGGTGGTAACAAACCTTGAAGACCAGTTAGCCGTTTCATTGTTTGAGCGCATCGGTCGCTCAGTGGAGCCAACCGAAGATGGCGAACTTCTTTATCACTATGCCAAACAGACCATTGAGCAGGCTCGCACCTTCGATAAGGTAGCACTTAGCCTCTCTTATGGCGGTCTAGAAAATATCACTATCGCCTACTCAAGCGTAATACCTCACAAGGCACTATCTGACATCAGGCTTCAACTGGCCAAAGATTTTCCTATGATGCGGGTAAACTTTATCGTTAGGAATAAGAGCCAAATCAAACAAGGATTACAAAGTGGTGAGATACACTTTGGCTTAGTAAACGTGCATGACAGCCGTGCTATACACAGCCTAGATGCCACCTTCCTTGGACACCTCGAATTCTTAGCCTTTGTGCAAAAAGGCGGAGTGCTATCCAAACTCAAGTCAGACAAAGCCATCGCCACTCTCAGTCGTGAAAGGCAGTTCGTACTTCGCTCTCTAGTAGAGGAAGGCATGAGAGATAAGGTTGTATTAAGCTCAGAACATGAAGAAGTTGACCAACTAGCTCTGATCATCAAGATGGTCGGTTTGGGACTTGGATGGACGTTGCTACCAAAAAGTATCGTAAGGTCTAAACACGTTAGTGAAGATGTCGAAATCTTGAAAGTCGATCAAATGATAGAAGGCTTCAAATTTGGTATGGCGCTATGGTGTCCTCACTCTAAACAGATAAGTGACATCAAGAAGACGATATTGAAAGCAGTACACACCTTCATTGATGAATCAGCTGCCGCAGCCGCTGCAGCGGCTAAATAG
- a CDS encoding patatin-like phospholipase family protein, whose product MKSLKTTLAVVSLSLLVTACSTPHKLDKRVDAHNYTQVTLPMESSTQEAEPLRTWLGEDISYLYSEDNHTTPIRVNGDQLNVLVLSGGGAKGSFGAGVIKGLHDSNTLPDYSIITGVSAGALLAPFVFVGGEEIDRLEEVMLGLNDKMILGKRNFLNTIFKDAFTDGEDLFSFIEQTYSDEMIEQVAQQHRNGRRLLIGTTHFDSEQMVVWNLGEIAASENPDKARLFHQVLVASASIPGVFPPQFIDVELNGQPLEEMHVDGGLSAQMFLQASNIDFKKINQALGLEKSPKIQVIRNGVLKMPYQQVKDKGMDLLTQSVKSLTLQQTRGDLYRMMYFSEVQDLELEFTYIDDRFTPQAQSKQMFDSTYMKALYNYGYNKATKHQLWTTDVPY is encoded by the coding sequence ATGAAATCTCTTAAAACCACTCTGGCAGTCGTTTCACTCTCACTTTTGGTGACCGCCTGCTCGACACCGCACAAGCTAGACAAGCGAGTTGACGCGCACAATTACACCCAAGTCACTCTGCCTATGGAGTCTTCAACACAAGAAGCAGAGCCTCTACGCACTTGGCTTGGAGAGGATATCTCTTACCTTTACTCAGAAGACAATCACACTACCCCAATCCGTGTGAATGGCGACCAACTCAATGTTTTGGTGCTATCTGGTGGTGGCGCTAAAGGTTCATTTGGCGCAGGTGTTATCAAGGGTTTACATGATTCAAACACATTGCCTGACTACTCCATCATCACTGGCGTGAGTGCCGGCGCTCTACTTGCTCCATTTGTATTTGTTGGTGGCGAAGAGATCGACCGTCTAGAAGAAGTCATGCTGGGTCTTAACGACAAGATGATTCTTGGTAAACGTAACTTTCTCAACACCATCTTTAAAGACGCCTTTACCGACGGAGAAGACCTTTTCTCTTTCATAGAACAAACCTACAGCGATGAAATGATTGAACAGGTTGCTCAGCAACATCGCAACGGTCGTCGCCTGCTAATTGGTACTACCCACTTTGATTCTGAGCAAATGGTGGTGTGGAACCTAGGTGAAATTGCAGCAAGCGAGAATCCAGACAAAGCTCGACTTTTCCATCAGGTATTGGTGGCCAGCGCTTCTATTCCTGGTGTATTTCCACCGCAGTTTATCGATGTTGAGCTAAACGGTCAGCCTCTAGAAGAGATGCATGTGGACGGTGGCCTATCTGCTCAAATGTTCCTTCAGGCAAGCAACATCGACTTCAAGAAGATCAACCAAGCACTTGGTCTTGAAAAATCACCAAAGATTCAGGTTATCCGCAATGGCGTTCTAAAGATGCCTTATCAACAAGTGAAAGACAAAGGCATGGACCTACTTACGCAGAGCGTGAAGTCACTGACCTTGCAACAAACCCGCGGCGACTTGTATCGCATGATGTATTTCAGTGAGGTCCAAGACCTCGAACTCGAGTTTACCTATATCGACGATAGGTTTACTCCCCAAGCACAATCAAAGCAGATGTTTGACAGCACTTATATGAAGGCCCTCTACAACTATGGCTACAACAAGGCGACCAAGCATCAACTTTGGACCACAGACGTTCCCTATTAA
- the pdxY gene encoding pyridoxal kinase PdxY, which produces MDGIISIQSHVVYGHAGNSSAVFPIQRMGIEAWPIHTVQYSNHTQYDEGWTGHKFCAEEIRNLTKGLDNIGKLKDCQAVISGYLGSPEQCQAVADTVNQVKESNHRAFYVCDPVMGDPEKGCIVPEGVTEELTKTLMPMADVIVPNQFELTQFTGVEIHSLYDAVTACKKALELGPRLVLVKHLHSLAEGTFTAMLATPKACYLVQRPELDFEKAPVGVGDLITAIFTACITKQMSPVAAFRHTNNAVYGVLEVTQDQDTWELQTIAGQYEFIEPTHDFEPKKIA; this is translated from the coding sequence ATGGACGGAATAATTTCAATCCAATCGCATGTTGTATACGGACATGCAGGAAACAGCTCTGCCGTATTTCCAATCCAAAGAATGGGCATTGAAGCCTGGCCAATCCACACGGTGCAATACTCGAATCACACCCAATACGATGAAGGCTGGACCGGGCACAAATTCTGCGCCGAAGAGATTCGTAACCTCACCAAGGGCCTAGATAACATTGGCAAACTGAAAGACTGCCAAGCAGTTATCTCAGGCTACTTGGGCAGCCCTGAACAGTGCCAAGCTGTCGCAGATACAGTAAACCAAGTAAAAGAGTCTAACCACAGAGCCTTTTACGTGTGTGATCCAGTGATGGGCGACCCAGAAAAAGGCTGCATTGTGCCTGAGGGTGTAACAGAAGAGCTGACCAAAACACTGATGCCTATGGCCGATGTGATCGTGCCTAACCAGTTCGAGCTTACTCAATTCACCGGTGTAGAGATCCACTCTCTTTACGATGCAGTAACCGCATGTAAAAAGGCCCTAGAGCTAGGCCCAAGACTGGTATTGGTTAAACATCTGCATTCGTTAGCCGAGGGAACCTTTACCGCTATGTTAGCCACCCCAAAGGCATGCTACCTAGTGCAGCGACCTGAGCTGGATTTTGAAAAAGCACCTGTAGGTGTAGGCGATCTGATCACCGCTATCTTTACCGCGTGCATCACTAAGCAGATGTCGCCAGTGGCGGCTTTCCGTCATACCAACAACGCCGTATATGGCGTGCTTGAGGTGACCCAAGACCAAGATACATGGGAGTTGCAAACCATTGCAGGTCAATATGAGTTTATTGAACCTACCCATGACTTCGAACCAAAGAAAATCGCTTAA
- the gltS gene encoding sodium/glutamate symporter — MSTFSFNATISFAIAIAVLFLGLAILKRVKLLAKYHIPAPIIGGIAVALLTTACHLHGIDLVFDLPLKTTLMLMFFASVGYSANLALLRHGGKALFAFLFCATLFIVFQDVVGLALAKVLNLDPMLGLLAGSITLSGGHGTGAAWASIFAEQFHIDDALEIAMACATFGLVVGGIFGGPLGKKLIQNNELASFDETEHSKYIPKQQRHGQTKGTSPAKWLTSGALLLVSSLCAQQLHQLLSSYELFKFVPNFVYAIALGVIVGNISGIQKALDKSRSELNQVGNLTLGLFLSMALMELKLWNLLDLALPLLAILMAQILFTLLFVYWVTFRVMGRSYDAAVMSAGHVGFGMGATPTAMMNLNAITSHYGPSTQAYFVVPLVGAFFIDIVNLAIIQTYIALLN; from the coding sequence ATGAGCACATTCTCATTTAACGCAACTATCTCATTTGCTATCGCGATTGCGGTTCTATTTCTAGGCCTAGCAATCCTAAAGCGAGTCAAATTGCTGGCTAAATACCACATTCCAGCGCCGATTATCGGTGGGATCGCCGTAGCTCTGCTGACAACAGCCTGTCACCTACACGGCATTGACCTTGTATTTGATCTGCCGTTAAAGACGACCTTGATGTTGATGTTCTTTGCCAGTGTTGGCTACTCAGCCAATCTAGCACTGCTTCGACATGGTGGTAAGGCTCTGTTCGCATTCTTGTTTTGCGCCACGCTATTCATCGTGTTTCAAGACGTGGTCGGTCTTGCTTTAGCTAAGGTGCTTAACCTTGACCCTATGCTCGGCTTGCTCGCTGGCTCCATCACTTTGTCTGGTGGACATGGTACTGGTGCTGCCTGGGCATCCATCTTTGCGGAACAGTTCCACATCGATGACGCATTAGAGATAGCCATGGCGTGTGCCACTTTTGGTTTGGTTGTGGGCGGGATCTTCGGTGGTCCTCTTGGGAAAAAGCTGATTCAGAACAACGAGCTGGCCTCGTTTGATGAAACTGAGCACAGCAAGTACATCCCAAAACAGCAGCGCCATGGTCAAACCAAAGGTACATCACCTGCGAAATGGCTAACGTCAGGAGCACTGCTACTTGTTAGTTCTCTATGTGCACAGCAGCTACATCAACTGCTCAGTAGCTACGAGCTGTTTAAGTTTGTTCCTAATTTTGTGTATGCCATTGCCCTTGGGGTAATTGTTGGAAATATCTCTGGGATTCAAAAGGCTTTGGACAAATCCCGCAGTGAATTAAACCAGGTCGGTAACCTAACCCTAGGACTGTTCCTGTCGATGGCTCTAATGGAGCTCAAACTGTGGAATCTGCTCGATCTAGCCCTACCGCTTCTAGCGATCTTAATGGCTCAGATTCTGTTCACCCTACTGTTTGTCTACTGGGTGACCTTCAGAGTCATGGGGCGAAGTTACGATGCCGCAGTAATGTCAGCAGGCCATGTGGGTTTTGGAATGGGCGCGACACCAACGGCGATGATGAATCTTAATGCCATCACCTCGCACTACGGCCCATCGACACAGGCCTATTTTGTGGTGCCGTTAGTTGGCGCATTTTTTATCGACATAGTGAATCTGGCGATCATCCAAACCTATATCGCCCTACTGAATTAA
- a CDS encoding bifunctional aspartate transaminase/aspartate 4-decarboxylase: MTTSIDFSKYADLSPFELKDKLIEVAQTVPDRALLDAGRGNPNFLATLPRKAFIRLGEFAVNEAERNYSYLDAGFGGIPDGVGIVERFDTFAADNKADKGVQFLEKSLSYAKDRLGIEKQAFLNELVNAYLACNYPVPPRMLTNIESVVKQYIAEEMYGPMPMTTDFDLFATEGGTASMTYSFQTMFHNGLLKKGDKVALITPIFTPYLEIPELSEYELEIVELRLDETTWQLPMSEIEKLADTDIKLLCVVNPANPASVKFSDETLDNLTNFVNEQRSDLFIITDDVYGTFADDFVSLFAKLPYNTLCVYSFSKYFGATGWRLGTIAIQHKNVFDDAMRAKTEEEQRLLDDRYKTLTPEPREIKFIDRIVADSRSVALNHTAGLSLPQQVQMALFSLNCLMDSEENYKAACKRIIRDRYRTLYSNMGVEVEENKDRVDYYTLLELDTLGGKLYGEEFVQWFKENQKGKFFLFRLAQETGVILLPGNGFDVVHASVRVSLANLTHHEYELIGRATRKVLDEYFAEFQG; encoded by the coding sequence ATGACTACTTCAATCGACTTTTCTAAATACGCTGACCTAAGCCCATTTGAGCTAAAAGACAAACTAATCGAAGTTGCACAAACTGTGCCTGACCGCGCTCTACTTGACGCTGGCCGTGGTAACCCTAACTTCCTAGCAACGCTTCCACGTAAAGCATTCATCCGCCTTGGTGAGTTTGCTGTAAACGAAGCAGAGCGTAACTACTCTTACCTAGATGCTGGTTTTGGTGGTATCCCAGATGGTGTTGGCATTGTTGAGCGTTTCGATACGTTCGCAGCGGACAACAAAGCAGACAAAGGCGTTCAGTTCCTTGAGAAGTCTCTAAGCTATGCAAAAGACCGTCTAGGCATCGAAAAGCAAGCGTTCCTAAACGAGCTAGTTAACGCATACCTTGCATGTAACTACCCTGTGCCACCACGCATGCTGACTAACATCGAATCTGTTGTAAAACAGTACATTGCAGAAGAGATGTACGGCCCAATGCCAATGACTACAGACTTCGATCTGTTCGCGACCGAAGGCGGCACTGCGTCTATGACCTACAGCTTCCAGACTATGTTCCACAACGGTCTATTGAAGAAAGGTGACAAGGTTGCACTTATCACTCCAATCTTCACTCCATACCTAGAAATCCCTGAGCTTTCTGAGTACGAACTGGAGATCGTTGAGCTTCGTCTAGACGAAACCACTTGGCAGCTACCTATGTCAGAGATTGAAAAACTGGCTGACACAGATATCAAACTGCTTTGCGTAGTTAACCCAGCAAACCCAGCTTCTGTTAAGTTCTCTGATGAGACTCTAGATAACCTAACAAACTTTGTTAACGAGCAGCGTAGTGACCTATTCATCATCACAGATGACGTATACGGCACATTTGCAGATGATTTTGTATCTCTATTCGCAAAACTGCCATACAACACTCTTTGTGTTTACTCGTTCTCTAAATACTTCGGTGCTACAGGCTGGCGTCTAGGTACTATTGCAATCCAACACAAAAATGTGTTCGACGATGCAATGCGTGCAAAAACTGAAGAAGAACAACGTCTACTGGACGATCGTTACAAAACACTGACTCCAGAACCACGCGAGATCAAGTTCATTGACCGTATCGTTGCTGACAGCCGTAGCGTTGCTCTAAACCACACTGCTGGTCTATCTCTACCTCAACAAGTTCAAATGGCTCTGTTCTCTCTAAACTGCCTAATGGACTCTGAAGAGAACTACAAAGCAGCATGTAAACGCATCATCCGCGATCGCTACAGAACTCTATACAGCAACATGGGTGTTGAAGTTGAAGAGAACAAAGACCGCGTTGACTACTACACACTTCTAGAGCTAGACACTCTAGGCGGCAAGCTATACGGCGAAGAGTTCGTACAGTGGTTCAAAGAGAACCAAAAAGGCAAATTCTTCCTATTCCGCCTAGCTCAAGAAACCGGTGTGATCCTTCTACCAGGTAACGGCTTCGACGTAGTACACGCTTCTGTTCGTGTGTCTCTAGCTAACCTTACTCACCACGAGTATGAGCTAATCGGCCGCGCTACTCGCAAAGTGCTAGACGAGTACTTCGCTGAGTTCCAAGGCTAA